In the Granulosicoccus antarcticus IMCC3135 genome, AGCCCTTGTTGATGCCCTTGCGGTAGTTCTGTTCCAGTTGCGGTACATCGCTGGCAGACAGTTCACCGCGGCGTGCCATGCCGTTAATAGATTCGTAGGCCAGGTAGGGGAATACACAGGTTGCCCCGTTACCCACCAATACCGCGACCTGGTGAGAGTCGCGTGCCGTACCGGTTTCGATGACCAGGTTGGCATCGCAACGACAATCGGCGGCAATCATGGCCTTGTGGGCAGCACCCGTTGCCAACAGAGCATGGACGGGCAGCATGCCGCTGGCCAGCTCTCTGTCGCTGAGGATGATGATGACTTTCTGGTGTTCATTGACAGCGGTAACGCACTCTGTGCAGATCCGTTCCAAAGCTTCGCGCAGCGATTCCTCTTCAGGGTCGTACTGCAGACTGATGCGTTCGTGCGAATAGTTCGCTTCATCATCCATGACCAGCAGGGTTTCGAATTTTTCGCTGGATAGCACCGGCGATCGAACCAGCAGCCGGTTGGCATGATGGTGAGTTTCCCGAAACAGGTTCTTCTCACGACCAAGGCAGGTCTCTAAAGACATGACAATCGTCTCGCGCAGCGGATCGATTGGCGGGTTCGTGACTTGCGCGAACTGCTGACGGAAGCTGTCGTAGACATGCCGGACGTGCTCGGACATGACAGGGAACGGGGTGTCATCTCCCATGGATCCGATGGCTTCCTGAGCGCCTTCGGCCAGTACGCGTAGCACCTGATCGCGTTCTTCGAAGCTGACATTGAACATTTTTTCGTACACAGCCAGCTGTTCATCTTCCATGACCGGCGTGGCGTGTGCGGCATCACGCAGACGTGAACGCAAATGGCGTGAGTTCTTCTGCAGCCATTTTGCGTAGGGTTGACGATGCTTCAGCAAATCGCTGACATCCTGAGGCAGCAGCAGGCGTCCGGATTGGGTATCTACAGCCAGCATCTCGCCTGGCTTCAGGCGGCCTTTCTTGATGATGTCACTGGGCAGGTAGTCATGTACGCCAACTTCCGAGGCGAGCGTGATATGTCGATCCTTACTGATGACATAGCGGGCCGGTCGCAGGCCGTTGCGATCCAGCGCACAGCTGGCATAACGGCCGTCGGTCAGTACGACACCGGCAGGACCATCCCAGGGTTCCATGTGCATGGAGTTGTATTCGAGGAAGGCTCGCAGGTCGGAGTCCAGTTCCCAGGTGTTCTGCCAGGCAGGTGGCATCAGCATGCGCATGGCGCGGAACACGTCGATGCCACCTGCCATCAACAATTCCAGCATGTTGTCCAGGGACATGGAATCAGAACCGTGCTGGCTGACCAGAGGCAGCAATTCGTTGAGTTCCGGAAGTACAGGGGAGCGCAATTTGGACGCGCGAGCATTGGCCCAGCTGCGATTGCCGCGGATCGTGTTGATCTCGCCATTGTGTGCCAGGTAGCGAAATGGCTGAGCCAGACGCCATTGGGGCAGGGTGTTGGTGGAGAATCGCTGGTGGAAAACTGCGATGGATGATTGCAGCGACTCGTCCTCCAGATCTCGATAGAAAGTGGCGAGGTATTCGGGCATGACCAGACCCTTGTACAGAATCACATCGCAGGATAATGAACAGACGTAGAAGTCTGCATCTTTACCTGTCAGCTCGATCTCTGTACGACGTCTGGCAACGAACAGATGGCGATTGAATTCCGCGGTGTCCATTTCTTCAGTAACGGAGACAAAAATCTGCTCGATACGTGGCACGCTACGCTTTGCTTCTTCACCGCAGGCAGACAGATCGGTCGGCACCACGCGCCAGCCGTTGACCTTCAATCCGCGCTCCTCGCACTGCTTGCTCAGAATCGCTTTAGCCAGTTCGGCCTTGTCAGGATCACGGCTCAGAAAAATGATGCCGGTGCCAAATTCGCTTTCCAGCTCGAAGCCAGCTTTGCTGGCAGCCTGACGCAGAAATGCCTCGGGTTTTCGCAGTAACAGACCGCAACCGTCACCGGTTTTGCCGTCAGCACCGATGGCACCACGGTGGGTCATGCGTCCCAGGGAGGTAATGGCGGTTTCTACCAGCCAGTGGCTGGCTCGACCATCCATTTGCGCAATGAGGCCGAAGCCGCAGTTGTCGCGTTCGAAGTCAGGGTGATACAGGCCGTGCTCGGCCAGATTGTCCAGATACGTCATAAATTTCGACCGGAGTAAGCCAGAACGATAGCGCGGGCGATTTGCCGCACAGCCTGACATTATAACGATTCATGACGCACTTGATTTCCTGTCGGTTCTGGACTGACAAAGAAAATTGGTGATTTGACCACTGAGCACAAGCGAAAAGACTATTCCGGTGCAAAAACCTGCCTTTTACGCTCCATATTGGTGCGCTTTTGGTCTATTGGCCCTTTAGCACTGTTTGGATGCGTCCTACATTGCGAATCCATGGCTGGTCGGTCAGAGCGGAGGCCGGCATTTGCTGAACGGCGGTCTGAGCCTCTTCGAAGCCGGTATACAGCCCATGCAGTAATGCGTACCAGGTTTCACCATTACGCACGAAAGAATAGATCGAGTTCGGTGGTGAGAGAGTATTCCGGTTTCGCTGCAGGAAGCTTTCGATCGATTTCTGGTCTCGAGATGCGCTCATTTGCACGGTAATCAAGTCAGAATTCTGGACCAGTATCCAGGTGGGAGACTCAAGGATGTCAGCCACTTCCGGATTGACGTCGGGCAAGCTGCTGCTAGTCGGAGACTGTTCGGCGATAACGACTTCGGGCGTTGTCTCCGGCGCAGCTTCTGGTTGATTGTTACCTGCATCCGTTTCAACTGTTTCAATTGGCAGTGAGTCTGACGAATCAGCCGTCTCGGTCAAAGGCTGAGCCGTGTCTGTGCTTTGTTCGGTGTCAGTAGTCGGTTGTTCCGGAACAATAATGACAGGGCGATTGGCAACGTCTTGACTGGCGGGCTCGTTAACGGAAACGTCTGCGACATCCTGATTGTTAACGGTGATGTCAGCAAGCGTCTCGTCAGAGTCGTTTGCCTGTTCGGCGGTGTCTGAATCGGCGATTACATTATCGAGCTGAGAATTTACAGTGTCAGCAGAGCCATTGATGGTGATTTCAGCAGCATCCACTGGTGCAGTCGGCAGGGAGGTTGTCGTCGTCGGCTCGGGCAATTCAGCGGGAATGGGTGGCAGCGGGACGAGCTTGCGTTCTTCGACAACACGCACTGGCGGCGAATCACTGCTTGAATTGTTCTGCGTCGTGCCGTAACGCACTTCATCGTTGTCTGCGGCCGGCATGAACATGGCGAGTCCGCCCAGAATGAGTGCTGTTGCCAGCAGGCCCAGGCCCAGCTTGCCTTTGCGAGATTGCAAAAATGGCTCGCTTTCTTGTATGAACAGATCGTCGTCTGCCATGTGACCCGCAGCCAAGGGGTCGTATTGTTGATTGAGAAATTGTGCCGCTGCGGCTTGCAGGCTGGCAGGGAAGCCTCCGGACTGGTTGACCA is a window encoding:
- a CDS encoding SPOR domain-containing protein, whose amino-acid sequence is MSSKDASDIHRTDLLSDVTLSALQLHRQPFGALAPDALTFVDETGLEQLADVKQALITGDDLLLILGEQGAGKSALLNQLGTNSGLRIQCFAVKGSPRFSTLNLFAGMLEAFKVKPPEKLKDILDQLVPSLQTMVARNTLSAIVLDDANLISETELTQLLSGMLYINSQDETLMRVALATPPEFEDRIPDLLPEGADLPYSSLTIDGMSEARAADYLAFRLQDAGYAGEAPFSDADIDEMVNQSGGFPASLQAAAAQFLNQQYDPLAAGHMADDDLFIQESEPFLQSRKGKLGLGLLATALILGGLAMFMPAADNDEVRYGTTQNNSSSDSPPVRVVEERKLVPLPPIPAELPEPTTTTSLPTAPVDAAEITINGSADTVNSQLDNVIADSDTAEQANDSDETLADITVNNQDVADVSVNEPASQDVANRPVIIVPEQPTTDTEQSTDTAQPLTETADSSDSLPIETVETDAGNNQPEAAPETTPEVVIAEQSPTSSSLPDVNPEVADILESPTWILVQNSDLITVQMSASRDQKSIESFLQRNRNTLSPPNSIYSFVRNGETWYALLHGLYTGFEEAQTAVQQMPASALTDQPWIRNVGRIQTVLKGQ